The Dioscorea cayenensis subsp. rotundata cultivar TDr96_F1 chromosome 19, TDr96_F1_v2_PseudoChromosome.rev07_lg8_w22 25.fasta, whole genome shotgun sequence genome includes a window with the following:
- the LOC120250237 gene encoding EID1-like F-box protein 2, producing MMLVAKHYRCTHSSSCLCTKGHLSEDVIFLVFQHLNWNPRMIATLSCVCKWFDEIAKRVLWKEFCRTRAPKMMQDLQSCGSHSVDGNWKALGKLLIFCSGCSKNGLFNSINIEGHFVQKTRFSRTSGKSFLMPQCKNDVLYVSDPCEHLDQGDEDSGSYFRGDVGFFRGVFKSFSVSRVKHMLIERKAEFHPTEMCPYCKAKMWNMLQAKMIPKSACARLGAYNDCTEYYVCLNGHLLGICSLLPLTDSEEPSDVE from the coding sequence ATGATGCTGGTTGCGAAGCATTATCGTTGCACTCACTCATCCTCTTGCTTGTGCACTAAAGGCCATTTGAGCGAGgatgttatttttcttgtgtttcaaCACCTAAACTGGAACCCGAGAATGATTGCGACTCTATCCTGTGTATGTAAATGGTTTGATGAGATTGCTAAGCGGGTCCTGTGGAAAGAATTCTGCCGAACGCGAGCACCGAAGATGATGCAGGATCTACAGTCTTGTGGAAGTCACAGTGTTGATGGAAACTGGAAAGCACTTGGGAagcttcttattttttgttcagGCTGTAGCAAGAATGGTCTGTTTAACAGCATCAACATTGAAGGCCACTTCGTTCAAAAGACAAGGTTTTCCAGGACTTCAGGCAAAAGTTTTCTTATGCCACAATGCAAAAACGATGTATTATATGTGTCAGACCCTTGTGAGCATCTTGATCAGGGAGACGAGGATAGTGGTTCATACTTTCGTGGTGATGTGGGATTCTTTCGTGGTGTATTCAAGTCCTTTTCAGTTTCAAGAGTTAAGCATATGCTTATTGAAAGGAAGGCGGAATTTCATCCAACAGAAATGTGCCCATATTGCAAAGCAAAGATGTGGAACATGCTGCAAGCAAAGATGATACCAAAGAGTGCATGCGCCAGGTTAGGAGCTTACAATGATTGCACAGAGTACTATGTATGCCTCAACGGGCATTTGCTCGGGATATGCTCTCTCTTACCGCTCACTGATTCTGAGGAGCCATCTGATGTGGAGTGA
- the LOC120250709 gene encoding uncharacterized protein LOC120250709, whose translation MNSVWSFASNAIAGSIGPKKQSGKPGPSNPDCSDDEVSSCTSREEGLECPICWESFNIVENVPYVLWCGHTLCKNCVLGLQWAIVKFPSLPIQLPLFISCPWCHLLSFRLVYKGNLKFPRKNFFLLWMVESMTSDRGRSHSLFCTDHQPVWPSNNGPSNNGLAPRSSSLLHHNLRRSPYVHQDHPHPSTDQANLMPNYLNVERIPSSLRKSLAFFVNLTAKFPLIIIFLLIILYAIPASATILALYVLVTILFALPSFLILYFAYPSLDWLIREIIT comes from the coding sequence ATGAACTCTGTATGGAGCTTCGCTTCAAATGCCATTGCCGGAAGTATTGGACCCAAGAAACAATCCGGAAAACCAGGTCCATCCAATCCTGATTGCTCTGATGATGAGGTCTCTTCATGCACTAGCAGGGAAGAGGGTTTAGAATGTCCTATATGCTGGGAATCATTCAACATTGTGGAGAACGTGCCTTATGTCTTGTGGTGCGGCCACACGCTCTGCAAGAATTGTGTTCTTGGACTTCAATGGGCCATTGTCAAGTTCCCGAGCCTTCCAATCCAGCTTCCTCTCTTCATTTCCTGCCCATGGTGTCACTTATTGTCATTCCGGCTTGTTTACAAGGGCAACCTCAAGTTTCCCCGGAAGAACTTCTTCCTTCTCTGGATGGTTGAGAGTATGACCAGTGACCGAGGGCGGTctcattctttattttgcacTGACCACCAGCCAGTCTGGCCTTCAAACAATGGACCTTCAAACAATGGATTGGCCCCACGAAGCAGCAGTCTTCTTCACCATAATCTTCGAAGGTCCCCATATGTGCATCAAGACCATCCTCATCCAAGCACCGACCAAGCCAACCTCATGCCAAACTACTTAAATGTTGAGAGGATTCCTTCTTCTCTTCGTAAATCCTTGGCCTTCTTTGTGAATCTAACAGCTAAGTTTCCGCTCATCATCATTTTCCTCCTCATCATATTGTACGCAATCCCCGCCAGTGCCACCATTTTAGCTCTTTACGTCCTCGTCACCATTCTCTTCGCTTTGCCTTCTTTCTTGATATTATACTTTGCGTACCCCAGTTTGGACTGGCTCATTAGAGAAATCATCACCTAA
- the LOC120250128 gene encoding probable ubiquitin conjugation factor E4: MATPKPQRSPAEIEDIILRKIFLISLADPSPADPAIVYLEQTAAELLSEDRPLLLLRDSMERVLIDRLSTPQPPLPPFTYLVASFRRAADESRKIASMKDPSVKAQIDSAIRDAKKLLISYARIVAANPDTFPSPNHSSAPPSAEIFSFLLAEVASPMDAFGGSSGSGVTAPPGFLEEFFRNGDYESLDPVFADLYDRLRSSVERISALGDFQRPLRVLLMLIGYPICAKGLVNHPRWIPKLSYLLIGPGRTIEITSILGAFFHVSALPDYKDFRSTPDVGQQCFSESSTRRPADLLSSFTTIKTVMNNLYDGLGEVLLALLKSVDTREKVLEYLAEVIMKNSGRSRMQIDPFSCASTGMFVNLSAVMLRLCEPFLDGNASKVNKIDPKYVFHNKRLDFKQLTSMNASSEEVAAWVEGRSDRENSVLNSPEASSSGGGDKYSFICECFFMTARVLNLGLMKALSDFKHLAQDLARCEEDLATFKAMRDQGGSPQLEEDIKRLEKEIEMYSQEKLCYEAQVLRDGALLQRALSFYRLVVKWLVGLVGGFKMPLPSNCPMEFACMPEHFVDDAMDLLIFTSRIPRALDAFDLDDFLNFIIMFMASPSYVKNPYLRAKMVEVLNCWMPQRSGISATASLFEGHQLSLDYLVRNLLKLYVDIEFTGSHTQFFDKFTIRHNIAELLEYLWNVPSHRNTWMKIAREEEKGVYLNFLNFLINDSIYLLDESLNKILELKELEAEISNSVEWERRSPQEREERMRLFHSRENIVRFDMKLANEDVGMLAFTSEQIPAPFLLPEMVERVASMLNYFLLQLVGPQRRSLTVKDPEKYEFRPKQLLKQIVEIYVHIARGDREGIFPAAISKDGRSYNEQLFSAAADILWKIGENARIIQDFVQLGSKAKNAATEARDAEAVLGDIPDEFLDPIQYTLMKDPVILPSSRISIDRAVIQRHLLSDSTDPFNRSHLTQDMLIPDVELKAKIAEFIKSQEVKKLRR; the protein is encoded by the exons ATGGCGACGCCCAAGCCCCAGCGCTCCCCGGCGGAGATCGAAGACATCATTCTTAGGAAAATCTTTCTCATCTCTCTCGCCGATCCTTCTCCGGCCGACCCTGCTATCGTATACTTGGAGCAGACGGCCGCCGAGCTTCTCAGCGAGGACCGCCCCCTTCTCCTCCTCCGTGATTCCATGGAGCGTGTTCTCATCGATCGCCTTTCTACCCCACAGCCGCCTCTTCCCCCGTTTACCTATCTTGTTGCTTCTTTTCGCCGGGCTGCTGATGAGTCTAGGAAGATCGCTTCCATGAAGGACCCCTCCGTTAAGGCGCAGATCGATTCCGCTATCAGAGATGCTAAAAAGTTGTTGATTTCGTATGCTCGGATCGTGGCCGCGAATCCAGATACCTTCCCCTCTCCGAACCACTCATCTGCTCCGCCGTCTGCTGAAATCTTCTCCTTCCTCCTTGCTGAGGTCGCTTCCCCGATGGATGCCTTTGGGGGTAGCAGTGGCAGTGGTGTGACGGCACCGCCCGGGTTTTTGGAGGAGTTCTTTAGGAATGGAGATTACGAAAGCTTGGATCCAGTTTTTGCGGACTTGTATGATAGATTGAGAAGCTCGGTAGAGAGGATTTCTGCATTGGGGGACTTCCAGCGGCCACTCAGAGTACTGTTGATGCTGATTGGGTACCCCATTTGCGCCAAAGGGTTAGTAAACCATCCAAGATGGATTCCAAAGCTCAGTTATCTGTTGATCGGTCCAGGGAGGACGATAGAGATTACCAGTATTCTTGGAGCATTCTTTCATGTCAGTGCTTTGCCGGATTATAAAGATTTTAGGAGCACTCCGGATGTCGG CCAGCAGTGCTTCTCTGAATCATCCACTCGCCGGCCTGCTGATCTATTATCTTCTTTCACGACAATCAAGACTGTCATGAATAACTTATATGATGGCCTAGGAGAAGTACTTCTTGCTCTACTAAAGAGTGTAGACACTCGAGAGAAAGTCCTTGAGTATCTTGCTGAGGTGATCATGAAAAATTCAGGGAGATCCCGTATGCAG ATTGATCCATTTTCTTGTGCAAGCACCGGAATGTTTGTAAATCTCAGTGCGGTAATGCTAAGACTATGTGAGCCCTTTCTAGATGGTAATGCatcaaaagtaaacaaaattgATCCGAAATATGTGTTCCACAACAAACGTTTAGATTTCAA acaGTTGACATCTATGAATGCATCATCTGAAGAGGTTGCAGCCTGGGTAGAAGGAAGAAGTGATAGAGAAAACTCTGTGCTAAATTCACCAGAAGCGTCAAGTTCTGGTGGTGGTGATAAATATTCATTTATCTGTGAATGTTTCTTCATGACTGCTCGGGTGCTTAACTTGGGATTGATGAAAGCGTTATCAGATTTCAAGCATCTTGCTCAG GACCTGGCAAGATGTGAAGAAGATCTTGCCACTTTTAAAGCGATGCGTGATCAAGGAGGTTCACCACAGCTTGAAGAAGATATTAAACGTCTGGAGAAGGAGATTGAAATGTATTCACAGGAGAAACTCTGCTATGAAGCTCAAGTTCTTAGG GATGGAGCGCTGCTGCAACGTGCACTATCTTTCTACAGGCTAGTTGTTAAATGGTTGGTTGGTCTTGTTGGTGGGTTTAAAATGCCTCTGCCATCCAACTGTCCGATGGAATTTGCATGCATGCCAGagcattttgttgatgatgcCATGGACCTACTAATTTTCACTTCTCGAATTCCAAGAGCTTTGGATGCTTTTGATCTG GATgactttttgaattttattattatgttcatGGCGAGTCCATCATATGTCAAGAACCCTTATCTAAGAGCAAAGATGGTTGAAGTGTTGAATTGCTGGATGCCACAAAGAAG TGGCATATCTGCTACGGCCTCACTTTTTGAGGGACATCAACTATCGTTGGACTATCTGGTTCGCAACCTTCTCAAGTTGTATGTGGACATTGAATTTACCGGCTCTCATACGCAG TTCTTTGACAAATTCACCATCCGTCATAATATTGCTGAACTTTTAGAGTATTTGTGGAATGTCCCTAGCCATCGTAACACATGGATGAAG ATTGCCAGGGAGGAGGAGAAGGGAGTGTATTTGAATTTCTTGAACTTCCTTATAAATGATAGCATCTATCTCCTTGATGAGAGTCTGAATAAAATTCTTGAGCTGAAAGAATTAGAGGCAGAAATATCTAATTCTGTTGAATGGGAACGGAGATCGCCTCAGGAGAGGGAGGAGAGAATGCGTCTTTTCCACTCTCGAGAGAAT ATTGTCCGATTCGACATGAAGCTGGCAAATGAAGATGTTGGGATGCTTGCTTTCACGTCTGAACAAATACCCGCTCCTTTCCTTCTTCCAGAGATG GTGGAGAGGGTTGCAAGCATGCTAAATTATTTTCTCCTCCAACTTGTTGGCCCTCAACGGAGATCTCTTACCGTGAAAGATCCTGAAAAATACGAGTTTAGACCAAAGCAATTATTAAAGCAA ATTGTTGAGATCTACGTCCATATAGCAAGGGGTGACAGAGAAGGCATCTTCCCTGCTGCTATTTCTAAGGATGGGAGGTCTTACAATGAACAG TTGTTTTCTGCTGCAGCAGATATTCTGTGGAAAATTGGTGAAAATGCAAGGATAATTCAGGATTTTGTTCAGCTTGGTAGTAAAGCTAAAAATGCTGCCACTGAAGCGAGGGATGCTGAGGCAGTTCTCGGAGATATTCCAGATGAATTTCTCGACCCAATTCAG TACACTCTGATGAAGGACCCTGTTATTCTGCCTTCATCAAGGATATCAATAGATCGAGCAGTAATACAAAGACACCTTCTCAGTGACAGT ACCGATCCATTTAACCGATCACACCTCACGCAAGACATGTTAATCCCTGATGTTGAGCTTAAAGCGAAAATTGCAGAGTTCATTAAATCCCAAGAGGTGAAGAAGCTTCGCAGATGA
- the LOC120250589 gene encoding uncharacterized protein LOC120250589 — translation MADDKSQNHDCVLVVENREDREEPANAISMNMVFSSSSSTTISTLCSHKLTHTKRTSQLCHKNPIFPSPSHLRLLHKSIPLAASASILLLCSSPAANAGFLSGFSGLESIPGPQLPQFDFLTKFNEENQKKYAEFDERFKSSPVLKDLLEKSKLNKQRNKREIQDKYCIRGAEWGVGDCSTQGMTEEERDEFIAMLKKKSGGD, via the exons ATGGCTGATGATAAAAGCCAAAACCATGATTGTGTTTTGGTGGTGGAAAATAGAGAAGATAGAGAGGAGCCAGCAAATGCAATCAGCATGAACAtggtcttctcttcttcttcttctactactatTTCCACTCTATGCTCACACAAGCTCACTCATACCAAGAGAACTTCACAACTCTGCCACAAAAACCCCATCTTTCCTTCTCCATCTCACCTTCGTCTTCTCCACAAGTCCATCCCACTCGCTGCTTCTGCTTCCATCCTCTTATTATGCTCCTCCCCAG CAGCCAATGCCGGCTTTCTCTCTGGTTTCTCTGGTTTGGAATCAATTCCTGGTCCTCAGCTGCCTCAATTTGACTTCCTTACAAAATTTAATG AGGAAAATCAGAAGAAGTATGCTGAGTTTGATGAAAGGTTCAAATCATCTCCTGTGCTTAAGGATCTACTTGAAAAGTCCAAATTGAACAAACAAAG GAACAAGAGAGAAATCCAAGATAAATACTGCATCCGCGGTGCAGAATGGGGTGTAGGTGattgctcaacacaaggaatgACAGAAGAAGAACGAGACGAATTCATCGCcatgttgaagaagaaaagtggAGGAGATTGA
- the LOC120250129 gene encoding cell division topological specificity factor homolog, chloroplastic, protein MAIAGDLKAFGAFASLRPKHPFRPSVSSSKHLQLGGFLTGGSNDLKITSKWPHMKLEGHSIGREDFRCFRTTDNKLSSTTFNQDAEGFLLNAITMNFFDRLSLAWKILFPTSTARRNSNAKVAKQRLKMILFSDRCAVSDEAKQKIVTNIVEALSDFVEIDSQDKVQLSVSTDPDLGTVYSVTVPVRRVKPEYQESEEDCKGKITGVQYRDTGDASGTVDVTFDFYVPNGN, encoded by the exons ATGGCGATCGCCGGCGATTTGAAGGCATTTGGGGCATTTGCTTCTCTTCGTCCCAAGCATCCCTTCAGACCCTCagtttcttcttcaaag CATTTACAGTTGGGTGGCTTTCTTACTGGAGGATCTAATGATCTCAAGATAACAAGTAAATGGCCGCACATGAAATTGGAAGGACATTCAATCGGACGTGAAGATTTTCGCTGTTTCCGCACCACAGATAACAAACTCTCATCAACAACCTTTAATCAAGATGCAGAAGGCTTCCTGCTTAACGCCATCACCATGAACTTCTTTGATCGTCTGAGCTTGGCCTGGAAGATATTATTCCCCACATCAACAGCTAGAAGAAACTCCAACGCTAAAGTTGCAAAACAACGGCTGAAAATGATCCTTTTCTCAGACCGATGTGCTGTCAGCGATGAAGCCAAGCAAAAGATTGTGACTAACATTGTTGAGGCCTTATCTGATTTTGTAGAAATAGACTCACAGGACAAGGTCCAGCTAAGTGTCTCAACTGACCCTGACCTCGGTACAGTGTACTCGGTCACAGTCCCGGTCCGACGAGTGAAGCCTGAGTATCAAGAATCTGAAGAGGACTGCAAGGGCAAGATCACAGGTGTCCAGTACCGAGACACGGGAGATGCATCTGGTACTGTTGATGTCACATTCGATTTCTATGTACCCAATGGGAATTAA
- the LOC120250130 gene encoding lamin-like protein produces METLRTHLRLSVGASPSILLIAMLFLCVSVSATKHDVGGKQGWAPNVNYTDWASHERFFVGEWLVFYYQKGMYDVVQVNSTAFDRCSAENAIMNWSRGHSFAFQLKDAGNYYFICSRGQCYNGMKLSILVHETPAPAPSLPLQSAPSPSGSSALTRFISLNFAAAAVFLAGVF; encoded by the exons ATGGAAACCCTAAGGACCCATCTCCGTCTCTCCGTCGGAGCCTCGCCTTCAATCCTACTCATCGCGATGCTCTTCCTCTGCGTCTCCGTCTCCGCCACCAAGCACGACGTCGGCGGCAAGCAAGGCTGGGCACCGAACGTCAACTACACTGACTGGGCCTCCCACGAGCGCTTCTTCGTCGGCGAATGGCTTG TGTTCTATTATCAGAAAGGGATGTACGACGTTGTCCAGGTTAACTCTACAGCCTTCGATCGTTGCTCTGCTGAGAATGCGATCATGAACTGGAGCCGGGGACACAGCTTCGCGTTCCAGCTCAAGGACGCCGGCAACTACTACTTCATCTGCAGCCGCGGGCAGTGCTACAACGGCATGAAGCTCTCCATCCTCGTCCACGAAACCCCAGCTCCTGCGCCCTCACTGCCACTGCAATCAGCCCCATCACCCTCTGGATCCTCCGCTCTCACCCGTTTCATCTCTCTCAACTTCGCCGCTGCCGCCGTCTTCCTCGCCGGAGTTTTCTAG
- the LOC120284173 gene encoding uncharacterized protein At5g01610-like isoform X2: MEKALTRVGSLWISRKAKEEFSSIGGDLSRFSNSVEEKAKWVLEKLKGRQQKPLPDLLREHNLPPGLFPKNIICYEFDDNKGKLIVHLPSNCEVCFKDSSVLRYAARVKGVLSRGKLSGVEGMKTKVLVWMKVTDVSVESFSSGKVCFTAGVKKLRSKDAFEIPRDSVIVDEF; encoded by the exons atggagaaggccttgacaaGAGTGGGGAGCTTGTGGATATCCAGGAAAGCCAAGGAGGAATTCTCATCCATTGGAGGAGATCTCTCT CGGTTCTCAAATTCTGTAGAGGAGAAGGCAAAATGGGTCTTGGAAAAGCTAAAAG GAAGACAACAGAAACCACTGCCGGATCTCCTCCGCGAGCACAACCTACCTCCCGGCCTCTTCCCGAAGAACATAATTTGCTATGAATTTGATGACAACAAAGGGAAGCTGATTGTTCACTTGCCTTCCAACTGTGAGGTATGTTTCAAGGACTCATCGGTGCTCCGATACGCGGCTCGTGTCAAGGGAGTACTGTCAAGAGGTAAGCTCTCAGGTGTTGAAGGGATGAAGACCAAAGTCCTGGTCTGGATGAAGGTCACTGATGTCAGTGTAGAGAGCTTCAGTTCTGGTAAGGTATGCTTCACTGCAGGAGTGAAGAAGTTGAGATCAAAGGATGCATTTGAAATTCCCAGGGATTCAGTCATTGTGGATGAATTTTAA
- the LOC120284173 gene encoding putative disease resistance protein RGA1 isoform X1, whose product MAEIVSALASQFVSTIAELVKDEVTLLRAVRSELQQLVFEARLVQNYLNDAEHKAMHDLTIRTWLSELRDAFYDADDIVDHARTRAERVSGASTAQVCCFSPLASVSGDLVFRHRIGGRIRSVKARLGEILKRGMELGLVCVGSVRRRREGIRGRDAGPDVEPDIVGGGIEDDTSKLVEMMITDGDGKISVYGIVGMGGIGKTTLAQKINNHGSIRENFHSPLPVWICVSKEANDLRVLKLIVKHLGGDYNYDSVGELQHILGQAVENKKLFLILDDVWDSHLWERVLKKPLSKVGLGSRVLVTTRDERVTLQMGDVYIHNVQELSVEDGWSLMRKLVFSANEEWDMRQLEDIGMRIVEKCHGLPLAIRTVAGVLRENEKHPREWEKVLENPAWGMTDLPQGVMGVLYLSYEDLPLHLKQCFLFCTLFPKDFVLFESFLIEHWIAQGYVKEDKDLIVEEVARKYYRELLRRNLLQPVPYTYEKAECQVHDLLRSLGLYLAQDEHFFGNVKALTRSLSAPPMKRLHHIAIWDESLTAIPKSVKKQTSTRTLILAKNFLMNELPEDLFHKLRTLRVLNFRETGLTTMPKSLGNLLHLRCLSLSFVPIEELPESIGGLSNLQYLLLWSCEKLSRLPRSITRLYKLRCLTVSGTPLVGMPSGIGKLVHLNRIVGFVTNDKSNDPNGELCSLEEIRSFSQLRGISIVNLEKAAIAPRGEIGSFLKDKKHLHHLDLQCSNEGQRFTEEDVARIEEVFEEQLSPPCSLQRLIINGYFGSKFPTWMMQDRVIFLNLRILMLLRCTACVQLPPLGQLPQLDHLEIADAESIGCIDLDLMGTGNILFPKLNKLFLLHMPKWTEWRWVARDNVKVMPRLDMLYISDCPHLKALPEGLTHHATALTALEIREAHSLTVVERFKSVKILKLHFNNKLTRVSGFPTVHTMDIKDCDALVHDVGVFPSLQILEWGSKYVSHLPEWLLPKDVPIFPALRKFVGTVKDVETLGRCLVDGPDWPKIEHISNVSIGVIHQLKFISYIKEPFDFKANISLLSSDEIDALDANDEYEHQA is encoded by the coding sequence ATGGCGGAGATCGTGAGCGCTCTGGCATCCCAATTCGTGAGCACCATCGCCGAGCTGGTGAAGGACGAGGTGACCTTGCTGAGGGCTGTGAGATCGGAGCTTCAGCAGCTCGTGTTTGAAGCTCGTCTGGTCCAAAACTACCTGAACGATGCTGAGCACAAGGCCATGCACGACCTTACCATCCGGACATGGTTGTCGGAGCTCAGGGATGCTTTCTATGACGCCGATGACATCGTCGACCACGCTCGGACCCGCGCTGAGAGGGTTTCCGGCGCTTCTACTGCTCAGGTGTGTTGTTTCTCTCCTTTGGCTTCTGTTTCTGGTGACCTTGTCTTCCGTCATAGAATCGGTGGTCGGATTCGGAGCGTCAAGGCGAGGTTGGGAGAGATTTTGAAGCGGGGGATGGAGCTAGGGTTGGTTTGTGTTGGTTCTGTGAGGCGTCGGAGAGAGGGGATTCGCGGACGAGACGCCGGTCCCGACGTGGAGCCGGACATTGTTGGTGGTGGAATTGAAGATGATACCAGTAAATTGGTTGAGATGATGATCACTGATGGTGATGGGAAAATCTCTGTTTATGggattgtggggatgggtgggATTGGTAAGACTACGCTTGCTCAGAAGATCAACAATCACGGGAGCATCAGAGAAAACTTTCACTCGCCACTACCCGTGTGGATTTGTGTTTCTAAGGAAGCAAACGATTTGAGAGTGTTGAAACTCATTGTGAAACATTTGGGTGGTGATTATAACTATGACTCTGTAGGTGAACTTCAGCATATTCTAGGTCAAGCGGTAGAGAATAAAAAACTGTTTTTGATTCTTGATGATGTATGGGATTCACATCTTTGGGAGAGAGTGCTTAAAAAGCCATTGTCTAAGGTTGGTCTTGGCAGTAGAGTTTTGGTCACTACCAGAGATGAGCGTGTCACACTGCAAATGGGGGATGTGTACATTCACAATGTGCAGGAGTTGTCTGTGGAGGATGGTTGGTCATTGATGCGCAAGCTAGTGTTCAGTGCCAACGAGGAATGGGATATGCGACAGCTGGAAGACATTGGTATGCGAATTGTTGAGAAGTGTCATGGCCTTCCACTGGCAATCAGGACAGTTGCCGGGGTTCTTCGTGAAAATGAAAAGCACCCGAGGGAGTGGGAGAAAGTACTAGAGAACCCGGCTTGGGGGATGACTGACCTCCCACAAGGCGTAATGGGGGTCCTTTACTTGAGCTATGAGGATTTGCCTCTTCATCTCAAACAATGTTTCCTCTTTTGCACACTTTTCCCTAAGGACTTCGTCTTGTTTGAATCCTTTTTGATTGAGCACTGGATTGCTCAGGGCTATGTGAAGGAGGACAAAGATTTGATTGTGGAAGAGGTGGCTAGAAAATATTACAGAGAGCTGCTGAGAAGGAACCTTTTACAACCAGTTCCTTACACCTATGAAAAAGCTGAGTGTCAAGTGCATGACCTGTTGCGGTCTCTTGGTCTATATCTAGCTCAAGATGAGCATTTCTTTGGCAATGTTAAAGCACTGACCCGTTCATTGTCTGCGCCTCCTATGAAGAGACTACACCATATTGCAATTTGGGACGAATCCCTCACTGCAATTCCTAAAAGTGTGAAAAAACAAACCTCAACAAGGACACTCATACTCGCAAAAAACTTTCTAATGAATGAGCTACCTGAAGATCTCTTCCACAAGCTTAGGACATTGCGGGTTCTGAACTTCCGAGAGACTGGACTTACTACCATGCCCAAGTCTTTGGGAAACCTCTTGCACTTGAGATGCCTCAGTCTCTCTTTTGTCCCTATTGAGGAGCTACCTGAGAGCATAGGTGGCCTTAGCAATTTGCAATACTTGCTGCTCTGGAGTTGTGAAAAGTTATCCAGACTCCCCAGAAGTATCACAAGGTTGTACAAGCTCAGATGTCTTACTGTTAGTGGTACTCCATTGGTAGGCATGCCCTCGGGGATTGGTAAACTGGTTCATCTTAACAGAATTGTTGGGTTTGTGACCAATGACAAAAGCAATGACCCCAATGGTGAATTGTGCTCCCTTGAAGAGATCCGGTCTTTCTCACAGCTAAGAGGTATCTCCATTGTGAATTTGGAGAAGGCAGCCATAGCCCCCCGAGGAGAAATAGGATCATTTCTCAAAGACAAGAAGCATTTACATCACCTTGACTTACAATGTAGCAATGAGGGGCAAAGATTCACAGAGGAGGATGTGGCAAGGATCGAGGAGGTCTTTGAGGAACAGCTTTCACCACCATGTTCACTCCAACGGCTCATAATCAATGGTTACTTTGGCTCTAAATTCCCAACTTGGATGATGCAGGATAGGGTGATCTTCTTGAATTTGAGAATACTAATGTTATTGAGGTGTACAGCTTGTGTGCAGCTTCCACCATTGGGTCAGCTTCCTCAGCTGGATCATCTTGAAATTGCAGACGCCGAGTCCATAGGATGTATTGACCTTGATTTAATGGGTACAGGAAACATCTTATTTCCAAAGTTGAACAAATTATTTTTGCTTCACATGCCAAAGTGGACAGAATGGCGATGGGTAGCAAGGGACAATGTAAAGGTGATGCCTCGCCTGGACATGCTATACATCTCTGACTGTCCCCACCTCAAGGCCCTTCCCGAGGGTCTTACTCACCATGCTACAGCCCTAACTGCGCTGGAAATCCGAGAAGCGCACAGCCTAACAGTGGTTGAGAGATTCAAATCTGTGAAGATCTTAAAGCTTCACTTCAACAACAAGCTCACAAGGGTTTCTGGTTTCCCTACAGTCCATACCATGGATATTAAAGACTGTGATGCATTAGTACATGATGTGGGGGTATTTCCTTCACTCCAAATCCTGGAGTGGGGAAGCAAATATGTGAGTCACTTGCCAGAGTGGTTGCTTCCAAAAGATGTCCCTATCTTTCCTGCACTCAGGAAGTTTGTGGGTACGGTTAAAGATGTTGAAACACTTGGCAGGTGTCTTGTCGATGGTCCTGATTGGCCCAAGATTGAGCACATCTCCAATGTTTCCATTGGAGTCATTCATCAGCTGAAGTTTATCTCATATATAAAAGAACCTTTTGACTTCAAGGCCAACATTTCACTTCTTTCTAGTGATGAGATTGATGCTTTAGATGCTAATGATGAATATGAACACCAAGCTTAG